The window GTGAAGAAAGGCGACAGAATTTTTTTCATGGCAAGCGGAAAGGTTTATCTTTTTTACTCTACTCTgctgtttttctattttattgagATAGCTTTCCATTTGCCAATAAAGAATTGAATGTTATTTGTGCATGAGATAGCTTTGCAAGGTCTATGTCTTAAGAGTGATGGGAAACGTTTTTCTGTGATTCTTTTCTGGAAAAAAACTGAGAATGTTTAGTTTTTAAGAATGCTTTCTTGTGTTTCACCAGTATTATTCATGTTCTTGCATGAATTGCAGGATTACTTTGCGGATGAAGTCGGAGTTCTGTCTCCAAATCAAATTCAAGTGGATGAATTATATGCGGGTGAGGTATTGTACTCTTTTTGACACAATACTTACTTTCCTGTGCTTTTCCAAATGGAAGGATTTCCTTATCATTTTCTTGTAGCAGCTTTGGTAGATGATAGAGTTGTGGTTAATAACAATGGTTTCACttttcttgtttggttatatttgtGACAGAATGGTCAATTCATCTTCCCTTACTCAATTTCTAATAGCTAGAAAGATGTTATTAGCACTGATCGATGCTGCTGGTGTATATCAGATATGCCTGAATAACATGCCAAATTTCTTGCACATATTTTGAATGTTACTGTTCTTAACTACAGGTGGGATACATTGCGGCTTCTGTCAGATCTGTTGCAGATGCCAGGGTAGGAGATACAATAACACATTATAGCAGAAAGGCAGAAAGTTCTTTACCTGGTTACGAGGAAGCTACCCCTATGGTGTTCTGTGGCCTTTTTCCAGTTGACGCTGACCAGTactgagtttttgtttttctattttgacttttggctttttaattttgttatttcttttcaCATGTGGTCTATGATGGCAGGTTTCCTGATCTTCGCGATGCATTGGAAAAACTGCAACTCAATGATGCTGCATTGAAGGTATATAATAGAATGAAACAACTGAAAAcgacatttttgttttgtctgtacCCACACTAACTTGTAGTCTTGTACAGACGAAACAACTATGATCTTCATATGCTTACTTAGCCAATGTATTTTTATGCTCACGTTGGTTCGAATTGGAaagtaaagttttgttttgcAAAGGACTGTTCTAGGGATTTCATTCCTCTATTGTATGTATCTTTATTAATGATATTCACATTTGGTCTAGGGAGCGTATACATTAgcaataactcatctatatgtTTGTCCTCAATTTGGTTTTTATCCTGCAGTTTGAGCCTGAAACTTCAAGTGCCATGGGTTTTGGCTTTAGATGTGGTTTCTTGGGTCTTCTCCACATGGAAATTGTGCAGGTCAGatatgttttgcttttcttgttttaaaatgtttttgctGCGTCCCTGACTGAAAATTTCCTATACATACAGaagatagtaaaaaaaaatttatatatgctTACTTATCTGTTAGTATTCTACTTATTTACAGTTTCCTCCCTTATGGATGCCGGCCATAAATTATATGAATCTTTTTGCCTATCTTCTGTATTCTACTTCATTTCTGACGCTCCAGTTCATTTTTCTTCGCAGGAAAGGCTCGAGAGGGAGTACAACTTAAATCTAATTACTACAGCTCCAAGTGTTGTTTATAGGGTGAACACTGTAAATGGTGATACTGTAATTTCCTCTTGATCCTACACTTCTAAATATTCTTCTTCGTTCCTTAAACATTGCTtcgttttgtatatttttcttgatatctAGAGCCTTACTACATGTGAAATATAATTTGCTGCAGACTCTGTGCTCAAATCCATCTCGCCTTCCAGATCCTGGGCAAAGGAAATCGGTCGAAGAGCCCTACGTTAAGGTTACCTTTTCTGCTACATAGATATTGCTGATTATTTCACACCACACGTTTCTTCGTGTAACATTTCCTTACTGCAAATGGTCTTATACAGATTGAGCTACTTACACCAAAAGACTATATCGGTGCGCTTATGGAGCTAGCTCAAGAGAGAAGAGGGGAGTTCAAAGAAATGAAGTATATAGCGGAGAACAGAGCTTCTATCCTCTATGAGTTACCTCTTGCAGAGGTGAGGACTCTGCTTGTGCACTGTCTAGATAACCCCAATGAAAGTTTATTCATGCCTCTATTGATTATGTAAACTGATCTTCTTGTTGATGGCTCCCTGCTTTTTTTGCAGATGGTGGGAGATTTCTTTGACCAATTGAAGTCGAGAACCAAGGGATATGCTAGCATGGAATACTCAGTTATTGGGTTAGTTCTTTCTGCTCAGATATTCTCTTACTTTGTAATGCATGTCTTCTGTTTTAGTTGATTAACTAAGAGATGCGTCAGCAATCCCAAGTGATACACAAGTAAACTAGAATATAAATTTGGTAGACTAGACCTTCTTTGTACAAGTTAACTACTTTCAGCTTCTTCAGGTTGACTTTGGAAGATCGGTTTCTTAAATTCCATACAAGCTTAATACACATATGTTTTCATTGCTCTATTTGATATCTTTCTTCGcatcttaaaaattttaatagtttttttgtgtCTTATAATATGTGTGCAGGTACAGGGAAAGTGATCTAATAAAACTTGATATTCTGATAAATGCTGAAATGGTGGAACCTTTATCAACCATCGTGCACCGGGATAAGGTTATTTTTGCTTAATCGCTTTAATCTGAACTTTATGAACATAGCTTAAATACACACTCTTACATCTGAATAGAGATATTTGGCTCACCAATCTCAGTAATTCAATTTCACTTGCCAAAAAAAGTTGGATTAGTAGATTGATGGAAACACAAAACACTACTTACTATCTTTAACACTTTTCTGATTATAAGGCTTTGTGGAAATGTTCCTATTAGATTAAAGCTCTCACTGCAGAGATTAGTACATTCCCCAGGATTTAGTATTGAGTTATATCAGATTCTTGTCCTCACATTATTGTGGAATCGTTTTGTACTGTGTTTCAGGCATATTCTGTTGGGAGAGCTTTGACTCAAAAACTGAAAGAGCTTATTCCACGACAAATGTTTAAAGTGCCTATCCAGGTATAAATCTGCATTTCCAAGCTTTTGAGAATAATTTGCTGGAGAGATCTCTTCTATATGACTTAGAAAACTAACGCTGAAGGCCTGAGGCACATAAGATGGATTGGAtcttaattcttcttcttctgagctTAGAAAACTTTAACTTGTGATCAAATGAGTCCAATGAATTGTGTTCCTGCTTAGTTATCCGACAGTGAATATACAAGCCACGAAGTgtgttttaacatataaatatatacgtACAGGCTTGTATAGGATCCAAGGTGATTGCTAGTGAAGCACTCTCAGCAATCAGAAAAGATGTTTTGGCCAAATGTTATGGTAAGTACACATTCCTTTGCTTCCTTTCCTCCTTATATAAAAGCATGAAATTAATAGCCACCACCTTACTTAATATCAAAACTCTTTAACGGTTTAAGGGTAAGCTCACTGCACCTGTATATGATCAAAAACTTCTTCCAAAGGCTCTTTCATGTACAACTGGAATCAGACACAGAAAATGAAGTAGTTTTCTCTTGGACATGTTTGTGCCCACAAGCCATATCTGATCTTGTTACTATAATTCATTCAGGTGGAGATATTTCtcggaagaagaagcttcttaAGAAACAGGTATATCTCAATAAGGGTGAAATCTGATTTTATGGTTGTTTGTTATTCAGCAGTCTTTTCGTTCCTTAAAAATGTATACATTTATTTCTCCGGGACAGGCGGCAGGTAAAAAGAGAATGAAAGCCATAGGTAGAGTTGATGTTCCTCAGGAAGCATTTATGGCGGTTCTCAAACTTGAACGAGAAGTATTGTAACATTTTGTGGGGTTTCTCCACTTTTAAGTCACTCAAGATCAACTAcatcatatttcattttatcaCTTTGTAATATTATGCAAACTAATTTCACATAATGCAATTATTTTTGCATTTCATTTGTAATGATAAAAGTGCTTCATACAACGATAAACGTCTCCAAGGATAATCTGCGTCACTTGATAAGCATCTCCAAGACTCCAACGATAGGGAAGAATGCCACGAGAGATTAGAGAAGTCTTTCCATGGGTTGTTTGGATGataatgtataaataaattGTCTTTGGTGTGCCATTAGCAAGGATATGACTGGAGTAACTGTAAAATGTGACTGGCCTTACCTACCTGGGATTAGTCGTCAGCTACGTTCTTTTTTGCATGTGACGTGAGAAAATCTGTCTTTCATTTTCcgacttttatttattttttctctatcaacctttttcttttggtttctagAAGACTAGAACAACCGTTTTTGTCCTAACTCCTAACCAAACATCCATGTGTCGGTTTAGGtagatgcaagtttcattatgtAGATTACAATCATAACATAGCTGTAAGCATGTGACGTATAGTTACCACCAACACCAAGTCTCCCGTAACAGGtaaaaaacattacaatttacaaacctACTACTCTTTTTACAAATCCTAGAAATGGTCCGACATAACTTGCAAAGGCTTCGCaacacaataaacaaaacatgtcAACATCAAACCATAATGTAGTAGCTAGTATTAGATGTTTTAACTAATCTTTATTTAATcataaaacagaaacaagagaCGAGAGACACAACCATCTTCTTATCGCGGGAAACACAACAACTCAATAACGACCACTTCCTATTCCATAACCACAAATTTAacgtttaacaaaaaaaaaaggaaaatattctcttcttgtttttttctttgatattttcttttctcaatccAGAGGAAGTTTGTTGAGCTTGCGGTAACTGTAGTCCTTGAAAGCAAAAGATTTAAACTTTGGAGGATTATCATCTCTGATAAGCTCCGGTAAAGGTCCGACGATCATTTCACGGGGAGGCTCCACGAAAACCGGCCACGACATCCTCGTCTTCTCCTTATCCACCGTCGTCCTATGCAACACATTCTTATACTTCCCATTACTCAGCCTCTGCAAAAAATATTCGCAAATTAAAtccattataaataatttacaaattaatca is drawn from Camelina sativa cultivar DH55 chromosome 8, Cs, whole genome shotgun sequence and contains these coding sequences:
- the LOC109124639 gene encoding translation factor GUF1 homolog, chloroplastic → MAMASAMDLSPPTFFLSGTSSSSSYSSLRRLSSVSVSRFRRHSYHKLQLLCQATAGTEPQSGLSVSGSKLAARSGQDRLLKVPISNIRNFSIIAHIDHGKSTLADKLLQVTGTVQNRDMKEQFLDNMDLERERGITIKLQAARMRYVFEDKPYCLNLIDTPGHVDFSYEVSRSLAACEGALLVVDASQGVEAQTLANVYLALENNLEIIPVLNKIDLPGAEPEKVLREIEEVIGLDCSKAIFCSAKEGIGITEILDAIVQRIPAPRDTAGNPLRALIFDSYYDPYRGVIVYFRVIDGKVKKGDRIFFMASGKDYFADEVGVLSPNQIQVDELYAGEVGYIAASVRSVADARVGDTITHYSRKAESSLPGYEEATPMVFCGLFPVDADQFPDLRDALEKLQLNDAALKFEPETSSAMGFGFRCGFLGLLHMEIVQERLEREYNLNLITTAPSVVYRVNTVNGDTTLCSNPSRLPDPGQRKSVEEPYVKIELLTPKDYIGALMELAQERRGEFKEMKYIAENRASILYELPLAEMVGDFFDQLKSRTKGYASMEYSVIGYRESDLIKLDILINAEMVEPLSTIVHRDKAYSVGRALTQKLKELIPRQMFKVPIQACIGSKVIASEALSAIRKDVLAKCYGGDISRKKKLLKKQAAGKKRMKAIGRVDVPQEAFMAVLKLEREVL